The genome window GATCGGCAGGATCGCGCCGCATTCCTCGGCAAGGCCGATGAAATCCATCGGCGGGATATTGCCGCGCTCGGGATGGCGCCAGCGCAAGAGAACCTCGTAGCCGGTGATCTCTCCCGTCCGCACCGATTTCTGCACCTGATAGTGCAGATGAAGCTCGTTGCGATCGATTGAGGCCCAGAGGTCGTTGGCGAGCGCGCGGCGGTGGCGCGCGGTCTCGTCCATATCAGCCTCATAGAAGCAGACCCTCTGCAGCAGGGTGTGCTTGGCGCGGTACATGGCCAGGTCGGCATTGGCGAGAAGCCCATCGACGCTCTCGGCATCGTTCGGATAGATCGCAACGCCGAGGCTGGCGCCGGTCTTGATCTCGAAGCCGTCGACGGTGACCGTGCCGCCGAGCGCGCTTTCGAGCCGGCTGATGAAATCGTGGAGCGCGTTCAAATCGTCGAAGCGCTTGGTTGCGGCGAACTCGTCGCCGCCGAAGCGGGCGATGAACTCGCCCTCCTGCCGCGCCGCGCCGAGACGCCGGGTGAGCTCGACGAGAACGATGTCGCCGGTGGCGTGCCCGTGCTGGTCGTTGACCTCCTTGAACTTGTCGAGATCGATGCCGATGACGGCGACATGGCCGCTCACCCGGTCCGCGACCATCAGTTCCTCGGAAACGCGCTCGCCGAACTGCAGCCGGTTCGGCAGGCCCGTCAGCCCATCGTGCTTGGCGAGGAAGGCGACCTGCTCCTCGGATTTCAGCCGGTCGGTGATGTCTTCGAAGGTGACGACCCAGCCGCCATTGGCCAGCATGTTGACATTCTGCTGGATCGACTTACCGCTCGCATATGTGTGCACCGCGCTGCCGGCGCCGGCCCGGATCAGCGCCATGTTCCTGATGTAATGCGCCTCGGCTTGGGCAGCCGCTTCCGCCGCATCCTCGGTGTTGGCGGCATAGCCGATTTCGACAATCTGCCGGTAGGGCATGCCCGGCCGCACCGAACCCTCGGGGAAGCGGAAGATATCGAGATAACGCTTGTTGCAGAGCACCAGGCGCTCGTCTCCGTCGAACATGCAAATACCCTGCCCCATATTCTGGAGCGCCACGTCGAGATTGCGGGTCACCTCCTCGATCCGGTCGGCATCGGCCTTCTGCTTGCTGTTGTCCTTGGTGATCTTGGCAAAGCCGATCAGCGCGCCGGCTTCGTCACGGATCGCGTCGATTACGACATCGGCCCAGAAGGAGGAGCCGTCCTTGCGATAGCGCCAGCCCTGCGCTTCGAACTTGCCCTCGGTGCGGGCGGTCTCGAGCGCCCGCTGCGGCAGGCCTTTCCGGCAGTCTTCCGCCGAATAGAACAGCGAGAAATCCTTGCCGACGATCTCCTCGGCGCGATAGCCCTTGGCGCGCTCGGCGCCGGCATTCCAGTTACTGACCTTGCCGTCGGGATCGAGCATACAGATGGCGTAGTCGGTGACGCCCTGCACGAGCAGCTTGAAATTGCGCTCCGCCTTGGCGGTCTTGGCCTCCGAGCGCACGGCGAAAATGGCCGCCGCAAAACCCGCTGCCAGCAGTGAAAAGGTGACGGCGGCGATCGTCACCACCATGACCGCGGGCGAAAGCAGCGTCGCGGGATCGAGCGCCACAATGCCGGGCGTGACGGTGACACCGGCCATCGCGGTGAAATGCAGGGCGACCACACCTGATGTCAACAGAAGCGTCGGCGCGAGCCTGCCGAGAAGCGACCGCTCGCCCCTGCCCGCAAACCGAAAGGCCGCGACCGAAAAGGCGATGCCGAGTGCGACCGACACCGCCACGAACCCGCCATCCCACGAAATATCGCCCGGGAATTCGATGGCGAGCATTCCGGAAAAATGCATCGACCCGATGCCGGCGCCGAAGAGCACGCCCGCCAGAATATTCGCCACCCACCTGGTATAGCCGATCTTGGCTGCGATCGCGCCTGTGGTCGCGACGATCGCGACCAGCAGCGAAACCAGCGTCAAGCCGGCATGATAACCCACGACGACACCGGGGTCGTAAGCCAGCATGGCGACGAAATGCGTCGCCCAGATCCCAAAGCCGCCAGCCGCCCCCGCCGTCCCGATCCACACCCACCGGGCAGCGCCATCGGAAGACGTCGCCCGATCGAGCAGAACCATCGCGCAAAGGCTGGCGAGAAAGCAGATCAAACCCGCGAGACCGACCAGCGTGAGATTATGCTGCTCGGTAACGCACGTCAGAACGGTGAACATAAGACAGACCCTCAATTCGGGGACACGCTAATCAGCGGGCGCTTAAGGAAGGTTGAAAGGCGTGCGGCAGCTGGCGGGGATGGCGTAGGGAAATGCGGGGGTTTGGGCGCGCTGGAGGTGCTGTTATGGGATTAACGTTTATGGGGAGTGTCTTGATATGGTGAATGGATTTTCGGCTGGCGGTCATCGGTAAGGCCGTCAAGGCATCATGGCCGCGTATCTCAGATAAACGCGCATCTGCAACGCCAATAGCTAGACCTGCGGATAGCCGATCAACCCAGCGGACAGCCACATTGACGCCGACGGCGTCACGATGGACTGATGGGTCTTTGAGGTCGTGCAAAGTGGGAAAGGGTTTGGATGAAAAATTTCTTATTGTTATGCGCGGGGGTTGGGTTTCTGGCATCGGCAGCGATCGCACAAGATGCGATGCCGGGATCGGTCGAGGAGTTAATGAATGATCTTGCGAGCACCAACCCGTTGCTCCACGCGATTTTCATGGACCATATGGATGAAGCAAGGGAGGTAAACGCGAAGTTCCAGGCAGGAGACGAGGAGGTCGCGTTGACGGCTGCGTCCGAAATTTTTCGGAAATACGGCCAAGCGGCATTGTCGGCTGCGAGCGACGCTTCTGCAATCGAGGTGCTGAAGAGGGCAGGCGATGTCTTTGATGCCCTGGGCGATCACTATCCGCGAGGGTGCATGGAGTTTGTTCGGAATGACATCTCTTCCCAAGCGCTGAACATTCCCAGCGTGAATGAGGCCTATCGGCAGTATCAGGAAGCTGAGCGTGTTGCCTATGAGGATGGAAAGCTCCGCAAGCCGATTCCACGGATGGAAATAGCGGATATGTATCAAGTAGTTACCGAGGATTTAGGAGAAACCAAAGCCGAGCGGCAGACCTTGCTGCATCCTGAGAACGTTCTAGCCATCGAACTATGCGCAATCCTCAGAAAGAAGGTCAACATATCAGCGGTGCGAGAACCGCTGCGCGGCCAATACGCGAGAGCCAATTTAACATCGAACAAATAAGCATCTCCACATTGTAGTAGAGAAATGATGACCCGCTTCGTTTGCCTGTTTCTGGTGGCTTCCGTCCTCGGCGGCTGCGCTTTTCCATTCCAACGCACTTTGAGTGATTGCCCTCGTGAAAAAATAGTGTCGACCGGAGATACTTTTAGTTGCGCGGATCGCACCAAAGAACTACGGCCGAGCCGGACACCATGACCGCCACTGACACCGCAACCCTCGTCGAGGACGCCCCGCCCGCCGGATCGACGAGATTTCCACCGATGGGGAATCTTGATTGAGTGAAGATCAATTTGAACTGTGGCTGCCTTTCTGCGTCGTGGGCGGCCTTTGCGCTTATTGCTGGTATTGGTGCATCACATCGATCATTTTTTACCGCAAGAACGGCTTCGATTTCAGCGAAGACTTCGGCCCCAAGGTCTATTGGGGAACTTATGCACATGATCGCTTCCTGGCGAAGCCGAAAGCGAAGTTTTTTATCGCTATGCCTTTTGCGGTGGCGATAAGCTCTTTTTTGACGATATTTTTTGCTTTGGATCTGATGGGAATTATCAAACACTGTGTCGGTTGTGGACGGTAGCAGTCGGCGGATTATTGGAGAAGAATATGTATCTGCCGGTTCATGATCTGGATGAAGACGGCGGAGCCGATGGGACGGCTTGAACAAGATGGAGCAATTTCATCCAAGCGAGGTAGCGGATTTGGATGAGGGGGTACCCCGAATGTCAATCTTGCTAAGAAGTTTGTCGCTACTGGTCGGAATAACTTTAGCGGTGCCAGCCTTTGGCAATTGCTTAACCGCCAATGAGACCAAACAGGGCGTGCTGCTGACCAGAGAAGTGCCTTTCCTTTCCGTATTCTACAAGCCGGAGGGTCCGGGTCTCACCGAACAAAAGCTGGTGGAGCGTAACCGTTCGCTGCAGCCGGTATCGGCTGTATATTTGCACCCCTTGCTCGTCGAAAAGAGAGTTGGTCCCAACGGGACGCATGAGCTGAAATACACGAATGCGATTGCGCTAGACGATCTACCACAGAAGAAGAACTGGCGATCCGACACGACGCTTTTCATCAATGGCAAAAAATCCGTTTCGGGCACTACTTTTATTAGGTTCGACGGCTTGGGAGAGGAAACTATTGCATCTTGTTCGTACAAAGTTTGGGCCATCAAAAGCCGTCTGGAACTGACGGGATTGCCTCCGATTATTTTCGAACAATACTATTCCCCCGAGCTTCATCTCGTTCTTCGTTCGGTAAGGCTGGGCCCCTCCAACCAGCCGTTGAGCGAGATTCGATTTGATCGGTTGCAAATTGGCTGGGGCAACTAGAGGGCACATTGTGTCCCCTCTATCATCCCAGAAAGCCCGCTGGGCGCTCCCTCCCTACCTACCACTCTGTCGTCGCGGGTCGATGAGACCATGTGGATGAGCTGGGCCATGTCGGCTTCCTTCCCAGTGGCATATTGGGGGAATCCGATTGCATCATGCAATCAGCTATGGGCGAGATCAACTGGCTTATATCAAAATTGGGCGTTTTGGTAGTTTCGGAAGGCGCTCGAATCCGCACGAGTACATTGCCAGCGCGCTTATCGCATCCCCGCTCGGTGACCCAAGCAAGCTGCAAGTCAAGCAACCATGAATAGAGTTGTTTGATTACCAAAATCAACGTAGAAATTGCATCCGCCAGAAGATAGAGTGTCAATCGGCGGCAGTATTGATGTTGATGGGGAGGGGCATGAAATTAAAGCATATTGCGATCCGAAATTTTCGGCGCCTTGAGAACGTGACGATCGATGTTGAAGAAAAAGAGACGATATTTGTCGGCCCAAACAACAGCGGCAAGACATCAGCAACCGCGATCTTTCGCTGCTTTCTTGGCGGCCGCGACTTCAAAATCCACGATTTTTCGGTCGCAAGGATCGCCGATTTCGAGACCCTTGTTGAGAACGAAGCATCTGGCCCGCCTGAGATCAGTCTTGACCTCTGGTTTGAGATCGACCCAAACACCATTGCCTTCGGCCGCGTGTTTAGCCTGCTGCCCAAGCTGTCAGATTTCACGCGGGTTGGCTTTCGCCTCACCTACGGAATCAATGATGTCAAGAAGTTACGTGAGCAATATTTCGCGGCTTATCCTAGCGATGAGAACGGCAAACGCAGCCAAACGCTGTTCGAATATCTTGCTACGGACGCCAATTTAGCCCGCCATTCGGCCGTCCGATACGCTTCTTTGGAAGAAGCCAAGGACGAGAATGATGGCGTCGCGATCGTAGCCACGCCAGTGGAGCCTGAAGAAGGCAAGCGTCTAGTGAAGCAATTGATCCGTGTCGAATTCGTCGATGCACAGCGCAACATTAACGACGACGACAACAGCCGCAGCAACCGGCTGTCCGCCGCATTCGCTTCATACTATCGCAAGAACCTTGAACAGGCCGAATCTGCTGCCGAAGCTCATCGGGTGATCGATGAAAACAACGCACAGTTGACGAGCCACTACGAGGTACAGTTCGCACCCCTGATCAGCCTGATTAAGGGATTGGGAGTACCCTCAGTGAACGATCGCGAGTTGCGGATTATTTCGTCCCTCACTCCGGAGACTGCGCTGAGAGGCAACACCGAGCTGCTCTACATCGATCCGAACCGCCAGCACGAGCTTCCCGAACTCTATAACGGGCTCGGCTTCAAGAATCTGATCTACATGGCGATCCAGGCACGCCACTTCCATTCGCAGTGGCAGGAAACCGCCGAAAACCGACCGCTGTGCCTGCTCATCTTCATCGAGGAGCCTGAAGTCCATCTTCATGCGCAGGTCCAGCAGACCTTTATCACCAATATCTGGAGCGTGATCAATCAATCGGCGGCGGGGAAGCCCGAGTTCACTCCGCAACTCGTCGTAACTACCCATTCCTCACACATTCTTGACGCCGTGGATTTCGAGAAAGTGCGTTACTTTCAGCGCTCCTATCTTGCCGGGGAAACCGTAAAAGCGGGTATTCGAAACGCGTCGGACGTCCTCAGCTTGCGGGCTTTCAGTCCCGAAGCGGACATAGTCGAAGGCGTCGCCATTCCGCCATCGGATACGCTTGCGTTCTTAAAGCGCTATTTGAGACTTACCCATTGTGACTTGTTTTTCGCCGACGCCGCGATACTGGTCGAAGGCGCCGCCGAGAAGCTCCTGTTGCCTTCGATGATCGAGCAGGCAGCAAAGCGGCTACGCACCTGCTATCTCACGGTACTGGAAGTTGGTGGCGCTTATGCCCATAGATTTGAAGGGCTGCTCGCGTTCCTCCGCATTCCCTATCTTGTCATCACCGATCTCGATTCGGTTCAGCCGGCCGGTTACCCGAGCATATGCCGAGCAGACGTTGCGGGCGCGCGAACTTCGAACGCGTCGCTCAAAAAACTTTGCGGCAAGGAAACTGTCGGCGAACTGATCTCCTTACAGTCTGCCGACAAGATCGACGAGGCAAAAGATCGGTGCATAGCGTTTGAGGGCGACGTGCTGGTGATCGAGGGAGCGAACCAATTTGCCATGCGTCCTCGCACACTTGAGGAAGCTATTGCCTATGAAAATTTCGCGATGGTACGCTCGGGCTCGCTTTCGATCGGTGTCGCTATCCCGGAAGCACTGGCCGAAGCCTATGAGCAAATCTACGAACGAATCAAATCGAGCGAGTTCAAGAAAACCGACTTCGCTATGAATTTGCTAGCGAATACGGCAATTTGGACAGTGCCGGCATATATTGCCGATGGCCTACGTTGGCTTGAGCTTCGCCTGTGCGGGCCTGCGCCAAAAGAGCCGCCAACCCTAAAAGACACGGATGGTGCGGCCCCAGCGCTGAAGTCTGCGGGAGAAGCCGCGGCATGATCGAAAAAGTTGAAACGAAAGCCGACATCGATGTTCGTGCTTGCCTCGATGCGCATTACAGCTTTGCCCTCGTTGCCGGTGCGGGATCGGGCAAGACAACATCCTTGATCGAGGCGCTTGAGCGCGTGCGCGATCAAGAGGGTAAGCAACTTCGACAGAATGGCCAGCGCGTAGCCTGCATCACTTTCACCAAACGCGCTGTGCAAATTATCGCCACTCGGCTGGGGTTCGACCAGCTCTACGTGGTATCAACTCTGCACAGCTTCCTATGGGAGCAAATCAGCCATTTTCACTCCGATATTCGCGAAGCCCTACGGCTTGGACGGCTGCCGGCCCTTATCCAAAAGGAACGCGAAAAGGATGATGGAGGCAACAGCCGTACTGTCAAAGAGGCCCGTGTAAAAGCAGTTCGCTATGAACAAGAGCTGGCCGCCCTCGATAGCGTCGCGACGTTCAAATATGACGACGCGAGATGGGGTGACTATTCCGTCGGACGACTTGGGCATGATGACGTGATTGAAATCGCCGCATATTTATTCGAGCATAACGCAACATTCCGCCGTATTGCTGGTTTGCGTTTCCCCTACATCTTCGTCGATGAGGCGCAGGATACGTTTCCCGGTATTGTGGCCGGTTTAAACCGAGTATGTGAAAACGAAGGGCTGCCGATCGTTGGCTATTTCGGCGATCCTTGGCAGCAGATCTATGATGGTAGCGCGGGGGATTTTGCCCCCCCGGCGAACGGCAAGCATATCACCAAGACCGAGAACTTTCGATGCTCCGAAAGCGTCATTAGGCTCCTCAACGCTTTTCGCGGCGATGTTGAACAATACGCCGCAGGCGAAAACAAGGGGCGTGAGGGCAGCGTACGATTTCGCCTGGTACAGACCGAGAAGCCCGAGATGCCACGCAATCGGTATTCGGACGCCCAGATTTCGCGCGCTTTGGGGCAAATGGATGCTGCGCTGGCAGGCTGGGGCTGGGCCGATCGGGAGGACGTCATCAAACTGTTCTTAGCCAATCAGATGATTGCTCGACGCATGGGATTCACTGAACTCAATCGCCTATTCAGCGGCGAATATGCCTCCTCGCGCGCCGAGGAGGCGTTTGAGGCAGGCGAGCACCTTCTGCTGAAGCCGTTGACCTCAATAGTCTATCCGTTAATCAAGGCCCAGGAAATAAATAATAGCCGTGCCATTATCGATATTCTGCGGC of Rhizobium sp. BT04 contains these proteins:
- a CDS encoding EAL domain-containing protein, whose translation is MFTVLTCVTEQHNLTLVGLAGLICFLASLCAMVLLDRATSSDGAARWVWIGTAGAAGGFGIWATHFVAMLAYDPGVVVGYHAGLTLVSLLVAIVATTGAIAAKIGYTRWVANILAGVLFGAGIGSMHFSGMLAIEFPGDISWDGGFVAVSVALGIAFSVAAFRFAGRGERSLLGRLAPTLLLTSGVVALHFTAMAGVTVTPGIVALDPATLLSPAVMVVTIAAVTFSLLAAGFAAAIFAVRSEAKTAKAERNFKLLVQGVTDYAICMLDPDGKVSNWNAGAERAKGYRAEEIVGKDFSLFYSAEDCRKGLPQRALETARTEGKFEAQGWRYRKDGSSFWADVVIDAIRDEAGALIGFAKITKDNSKQKADADRIEEVTRNLDVALQNMGQGICMFDGDERLVLCNKRYLDIFRFPEGSVRPGMPYRQIVEIGYAANTEDAAEAAAQAEAHYIRNMALIRAGAGSAVHTYASGKSIQQNVNMLANGGWVVTFEDITDRLKSEEQVAFLAKHDGLTGLPNRLQFGERVSEELMVADRVSGHVAVIGIDLDKFKEVNDQHGHATGDIVLVELTRRLGAARQEGEFIARFGGDEFAATKRFDDLNALHDFISRLESALGGTVTVDGFEIKTGASLGVAIYPNDAESVDGLLANADLAMYRAKHTLLQRVCFYEADMDETARHRRALANDLWASIDRNELHLHYQVQKSVRTGEITGYEVLLRWRHPERGNIPPMDFIGLAEECGAILPIGEWVLREACREAASWSNGHKIAVNLSPVQLGHADMAVVISGILAETGLDPRRLEIEITESSIIIDKDKALRTMREMKALGVSIAIDDFGTGYSSLETLRSFPFDKIKLDKSFMAEVESNAQSKAIVRAILALGRSLEVPVLAEGVETQAQLDTLLEEQCDEAQGYLLGRPQAMRAPSIEKAA
- a CDS encoding ATP-dependent endonuclease → MKLKHIAIRNFRRLENVTIDVEEKETIFVGPNNSGKTSATAIFRCFLGGRDFKIHDFSVARIADFETLVENEASGPPEISLDLWFEIDPNTIAFGRVFSLLPKLSDFTRVGFRLTYGINDVKKLREQYFAAYPSDENGKRSQTLFEYLATDANLARHSAVRYASLEEAKDENDGVAIVATPVEPEEGKRLVKQLIRVEFVDAQRNINDDDNSRSNRLSAAFASYYRKNLEQAESAAEAHRVIDENNAQLTSHYEVQFAPLISLIKGLGVPSVNDRELRIISSLTPETALRGNTELLYIDPNRQHELPELYNGLGFKNLIYMAIQARHFHSQWQETAENRPLCLLIFIEEPEVHLHAQVQQTFITNIWSVINQSAAGKPEFTPQLVVTTHSSHILDAVDFEKVRYFQRSYLAGETVKAGIRNASDVLSLRAFSPEADIVEGVAIPPSDTLAFLKRYLRLTHCDLFFADAAILVEGAAEKLLLPSMIEQAAKRLRTCYLTVLEVGGAYAHRFEGLLAFLRIPYLVITDLDSVQPAGYPSICRADVAGARTSNASLKKLCGKETVGELISLQSADKIDEAKDRCIAFEGDVLVIEGANQFAMRPRTLEEAIAYENFAMVRSGSLSIGVAIPEALAEAYEQIYERIKSSEFKKTDFAMNLLANTAIWTVPAYIADGLRWLELRLCGPAPKEPPTLKDTDGAAPALKSAGEAAA
- a CDS encoding UvrD-helicase domain-containing protein codes for the protein MIEKVETKADIDVRACLDAHYSFALVAGAGSGKTTSLIEALERVRDQEGKQLRQNGQRVACITFTKRAVQIIATRLGFDQLYVVSTLHSFLWEQISHFHSDIREALRLGRLPALIQKEREKDDGGNSRTVKEARVKAVRYEQELAALDSVATFKYDDARWGDYSVGRLGHDDVIEIAAYLFEHNATFRRIAGLRFPYIFVDEAQDTFPGIVAGLNRVCENEGLPIVGYFGDPWQQIYDGSAGDFAPPANGKHITKTENFRCSESVIRLLNAFRGDVEQYAAGENKGREGSVRFRLVQTEKPEMPRNRYSDAQISRALGQMDAALAGWGWADREDVIKLFLANQMIARRMGFTELNRLFSGEYASSRAEEAFEAGEHLLLKPLTSIVYPLIKAQEINNSRAIIDILRRNSPAFAVDGINATNTLKSMVDTSVGLVGQLSNLWKSGTIGDVLRFCADKQIIAVSNNLQGHLVRAPRKEAYDEAVYSLDKGDWLADALFGMTTEEIVPYTSFIARNSAYSTQHGVKGEEYNKVMVVYDDVEAAWNHYNFSKTLTPLTAGKPTDGQHSRGQRLAYVSFSRALEDLRVLFFTADPTAARQELIDKRLVTSEQIEVVTSA